A region from the uncultured Macellibacteroides sp. genome encodes:
- a CDS encoding C69 family dipeptidase, giving the protein MKNKLMVMAACAALLTGARATACTSFLVGKGASADGSVMVTYAADSHSLYGELYHWPAATWPKGSMLEIREWDTNKPLGKIPQVEQTYSVVGNMNEHQVVITESTFGGRPELEDSTGVMDYGSLIYVTLQRAKSAREAIKIMTGFVKEYGYYSSGESFSIADKNEVWIMEMIGKGVGNKGAVWAAIRIPDDCISAHANQSRIQQIPFEDKENCMYSPDVVSFAKEKGYYKGKDKDFSFANAYCPYDFSALRGCEARVWSFMRKFDKTLDAFIPFLKGESNKPMPLYVKADRKLTLQDVKNGMRDHFEGTEFCMMNDAGMGAFKLPYRWRPMTFKVDGQEYVNERAIATQQTGFVLCAQLRNWLPDAIGGVLWFGVDDAATAVFTPMYCSITESPECFRVGNGDMMTFSWTSAFWVHNWVANMAYSKYSFMIEDIKPVQKDLELGFEAMQPAIDKAAADMYAKNPAEAVKFLTWYSSSEANRSTARWKNLGEYLMVKYMDGNVKKEENGQFKQNGYGLSASPNFPGYDETYYRSIVNSAGERLKVK; this is encoded by the coding sequence ATGAAGAATAAATTGATGGTAATGGCTGCATGTGCAGCTCTTTTAACTGGTGCCAGGGCTACAGCTTGCACCAGTTTTCTTGTGGGAAAAGGAGCCTCGGCAGATGGCTCGGTGATGGTAACCTATGCTGCTGATTCGCATAGCTTGTATGGAGAGCTTTACCACTGGCCTGCAGCTACGTGGCCTAAGGGTTCTATGCTTGAAATACGGGAGTGGGATACGAATAAGCCTTTGGGTAAAATACCTCAGGTAGAACAAACCTATTCGGTTGTAGGTAATATGAACGAACATCAGGTTGTTATTACTGAAAGTACATTTGGAGGTCGTCCCGAACTTGAGGATTCTACAGGCGTAATGGACTATGGAAGCTTGATTTATGTAACCTTACAACGCGCTAAATCTGCCCGGGAAGCAATCAAAATAATGACAGGTTTCGTAAAAGAGTATGGTTATTACAGCAGCGGCGAATCTTTTTCTATTGCAGATAAGAATGAAGTCTGGATTATGGAGATGATTGGTAAAGGAGTTGGTAATAAGGGTGCAGTTTGGGCTGCCATTCGTATTCCTGACGATTGTATTTCAGCGCATGCCAACCAGTCACGTATACAACAAATTCCTTTCGAAGATAAAGAAAATTGTATGTATTCGCCAGATGTTGTTTCTTTCGCAAAAGAGAAAGGCTATTATAAAGGAAAAGATAAAGATTTTAGTTTTGCTAATGCATATTGTCCCTACGATTTTAGTGCTTTAAGAGGTTGCGAAGCGCGCGTTTGGTCATTTATGCGTAAGTTCGACAAAACTTTGGATGCATTTATTCCCTTTCTTAAAGGAGAATCAAACAAACCTATGCCTTTGTATGTAAAAGCTGATAGAAAACTTACATTGCAAGATGTAAAGAATGGAATGCGCGATCATTTCGAAGGAACTGAATTCTGTATGATGAATGACGCTGGTATGGGGGCATTTAAGTTGCCATATAGATGGAGACCAATGACATTCAAGGTGGATGGTCAGGAGTATGTTAACGAACGGGCTATTGCTACCCAGCAGACTGGCTTCGTGTTGTGTGCTCAGCTTCGTAACTGGTTGCCTGACGCCATTGGTGGCGTGTTGTGGTTTGGTGTAGATGATGCTGCTACAGCTGTATTTACGCCAATGTATTGTTCTATTACAGAATCTCCGGAATGTTTCCGTGTAGGTAATGGGGATATGATGACTTTTTCATGGACTTCCGCTTTCTGGGTTCACAACTGGGTTGCTAATATGGCATACAGCAAGTATAGTTTCATGATTGAAGATATTAAGCCTGTACAAAAAGATCTGGAACTTGGATTCGAAGCAATGCAACCTGCCATTGATAAGGCTGCTGCAGACATGTATGCAAAAAATCCGGCAGAGGCTGTTAAGTTCCTTACCTGGTACAGTTCGAGTGAAGCTAATCGTAGTACTGCCCGTTGGAAAAACCTGGGCGAATACCTTATGGTAAAGTATATGGACGGTAATGTAAAAAAAGAAGAGAACGGACAATTTAAACAAAATGGTTATGGCTTGTCTGCTTCTCCAAATTTTCCTGGTTATGATGAAACATATTATCGCAGCATAGTTAACAGTGCTGGCGAACGATTGAAAGTAAAATAA
- the nfo gene encoding deoxyribonuclease IV: MKFIGAHVSASGGVENAPLNAHEIGAKAFALFTKNQRQWKAAPLTDTSIALFKERCAEFGYLPAHILPHDSYLINLGHPETEGLVKSREAFLDEMQRCEKLGLDRLNFHPGSHLSLLTTEECLARIAESINITLDQTAGVCAVIENTAGQGTNLGHTFEQLAFIIDRVEDKSRVGVCIDTAHTLAAGYDIKTTEGFTETFSKFDEIVGFSYLKGMHINDSKKDLSSRVDRHDSIGKGLMGMTTFTMLMNDPRFDDIPMILETPDETCWAEEIRLLYEL; the protein is encoded by the coding sequence ATGAAGTTTATAGGCGCACATGTTAGTGCATCGGGTGGGGTAGAAAATGCACCTTTGAATGCACACGAGATAGGGGCTAAAGCGTTTGCCCTGTTTACAAAAAATCAACGTCAGTGGAAAGCAGCTCCGTTAACCGATACCAGCATCGCTCTTTTTAAAGAGCGTTGTGCCGAATTTGGTTATCTTCCTGCTCATATTCTGCCGCATGATAGTTATCTTATTAATTTGGGACATCCTGAAACCGAAGGTTTGGTTAAGTCGCGTGAAGCATTCCTGGATGAAATGCAACGTTGCGAAAAGCTGGGACTTGACCGGCTTAATTTTCATCCCGGAAGTCATTTGAGCCTGCTTACAACAGAAGAGTGTCTTGCACGTATTGCCGAATCTATCAATATTACGCTTGATCAGACAGCTGGCGTTTGTGCTGTTATAGAGAATACGGCTGGTCAGGGAACCAATCTTGGACATACATTTGAACAACTAGCTTTTATTATTGATAGAGTCGAAGATAAATCGAGAGTGGGTGTGTGTATTGATACGGCTCATACACTGGCTGCAGGATACGATATTAAAACGACAGAAGGTTTTACCGAAACTTTTAGCAAGTTCGATGAAATTGTAGGATTCTCTTACCTGAAAGGTATGCATATAAATGATTCCAAGAAGGATTTATCGTCACGTGTAGATCGTCACGACAGTATTGGTAAGGGGTTAATGGGTATGACTACTTTTACAATGTTGATGAATGATCCTCGTTTTGATGACATACCTATGATTTTGGAAACGCCGGATGAAACTTGCTGGGCCGAAGAAATTCGGTTATTGTATGAATTATAA
- a CDS encoding SIMPL domain-containing protein (The SIMPL domain is named for its presence in mouse protein SIMPL (signalling molecule that associates with mouse pelle-like kinase). Bacterial member BP26, from Brucella, was shown to assemble into a channel-like structure, while YggE from E. coli has been associated with resistance to oxidative stress.) yields MEGKSQGMAIAGLLVAIGLVLLGLCLKSAVDNFKDKDRVVSVKGLAEMEVKADRVIWPLMFKDIGDDLPVLYVNMENQTKVIGNFLKSNGIDTSEISVAAPEIIDVKAERYTNEKVAYRYNVTCVLTVSSNKVDLVRELMTRQSDLLKQGIAISGGDYRFSTLYLFTKLNDIKPKMIEEATKNARASAEKFAADSDSKLGKIRTANQGQFSISDRDANTPYIKSVRVVTTVDYYLKD; encoded by the coding sequence ATGGAAGGAAAGTCGCAAGGTATGGCTATCGCCGGTTTGTTGGTTGCCATTGGTTTAGTTTTGCTTGGGTTGTGTCTTAAATCGGCTGTTGATAATTTTAAAGATAAAGACCGAGTGGTTTCAGTAAAAGGTCTGGCCGAAATGGAAGTAAAAGCCGATCGTGTAATTTGGCCGCTGATGTTTAAGGATATTGGCGATGATTTACCCGTATTATACGTTAATATGGAGAACCAAACGAAGGTTATTGGCAATTTTTTGAAGAGTAATGGCATTGATACGTCTGAAATTTCGGTGGCTGCGCCAGAAATTATTGATGTGAAGGCCGAACGTTATACCAATGAAAAAGTTGCTTATCGGTACAATGTTACTTGTGTTCTTACTGTTTCCTCTAATAAAGTAGACCTTGTTCGCGAACTTATGACAAGACAAAGTGATTTGCTTAAGCAGGGTATTGCTATTTCAGGAGGAGATTATCGTTTTAGTACACTGTATTTGTTTACTAAACTAAATGATATCAAACCTAAAATGATTGAAGAGGCGACCAAAAATGCCCGAGCTTCTGCAGAAAAGTTTGCTGCGGATTCTGACAGTAAGCTCGGCAAGATTCGTACGGCAAATCAAGGACAGTTTTCTATATCAGACAGAGACGCAAATACTCCCTATATTAAGAGTGTACGCGTTGTTACAACAGTAGATTATTATTTAAAAGACTAG
- a CDS encoding pyruvoyl-dependent arginine decarboxylase — MVKKVGNLIPNTFFITKGSGESDLEKHAGSYHMALYDAGISDFNIMTYSSVIPATAHLVTMDEIDLPPFGSEMKTIMAVSHGYQDEFVSAGVVYAWMYKDENFDEKLGALVCEVSGRYRIEELESRLIRVINDLHQKTYGKYYLGELNFITEGITIEKRYGTALAALCFVDFLQPAIKD, encoded by the coding sequence ATGGTAAAGAAAGTTGGTAATTTAATTCCAAACACCTTTTTTATTACAAAGGGAAGTGGGGAGTCTGATCTTGAGAAGCATGCAGGTTCATACCACATGGCTCTTTACGATGCCGGTATTTCAGACTTTAATATCATGACGTATTCGTCTGTTATTCCTGCTACCGCTCATTTGGTTACCATGGATGAAATAGATCTTCCTCCATTTGGTTCGGAAATGAAAACCATCATGGCTGTATCTCACGGATATCAGGATGAGTTTGTTTCTGCAGGTGTTGTTTATGCCTGGATGTACAAAGATGAAAACTTTGATGAGAAGTTAGGTGCTTTAGTTTGTGAAGTAAGTGGCCGCTATCGCATTGAAGAATTGGAATCTCGTTTGATTCGTGTTATTAATGATCTGCACCAGAAAACATACGGTAAGTATTATTTAGGTGAATTGAACTTTATAACAGAAGGAATTACCATCGAAAAAAGATATGGTACAGCTTTAGCTGCTCTTTGCTTTGTTGATTTCCTTCAACCAGCGATTAAAGATTAA
- a CDS encoding superoxide dismutase — protein sequence MKFELVSLPYATDALAPVIGKSTIEFHHGKHLLAYVNNLNNLIPGTKFENADLETIVKESDGAIFNNAGQVLNHNLYFTQFSPKGGGKPSGELAKAIENQWGSFEEFQKEFVNGGVTLFGSGWVWLSKDKDGKLFITKEGNAGNPVTKGLTPLLGFDVWEHSYYLDYQNRRADHLNELWKIVDWNVVGKRY from the coding sequence ATGAAATTCGAATTGGTATCATTGCCATACGCTACTGATGCGTTGGCTCCTGTAATTGGTAAATCAACCATTGAGTTCCATCATGGTAAACACCTACTAGCTTACGTTAACAATCTTAACAACCTTATTCCGGGAACAAAGTTTGAAAATGCAGATCTTGAAACGATTGTAAAAGAATCGGATGGAGCTATTTTCAACAATGCAGGTCAGGTTTTAAATCATAATCTTTATTTCACTCAGTTTTCTCCAAAGGGGGGAGGTAAGCCAAGCGGCGAATTAGCCAAGGCTATTGAAAACCAATGGGGCTCTTTCGAAGAATTCCAAAAAGAGTTTGTAAATGGTGGTGTAACACTATTCGGTTCTGGCTGGGTATGGTTGTCAAAAGATAAAGATGGCAAATTATTCATTACGAAAGAAGGTAATGCAGGTAATCCTGTTACCAAAGGTTTAACCCCTCTTTTAGGATTCGACGTTTGGGAACATTCTTATTATCTTGACTATCAGAATCGCCGTGCAGATCATCTAAATGAACTTTGGAAGATTGTAGATTGGAATGTTGTAGGAAAAAGATATTAA
- a CDS encoding S8 family peptidase: MKRSFVTSVLFTFILVGVGVSFFSACSNEQDDFNALSEDVALTKADTNILPGQNFVPNEVLVKFKPGASSSARTVALSKVNGVVAEKILTHAMKHAGDNEGLVLVKTPMAVLNAVGHLKVSAEIEFAEPNFIYTTDQASNDPYYINNQLWGMYGSSTTPANAYGCQAGEAWANSHTGSETVYVGIIDEGYMYTHEDLANNAGTNPGEIAGNGLDDDGNGYIDDVYGWDLSKNDNSVFDGKDDDHGTHVAGTIGAVGGNGKGVAGVCWNVKLMGAKFLGKRGGTTANAIKAVDYFTDLKTIHGIKLVATNNSWGGGGFSSGLMAAIERANEAGILFIAAAGNEGLNIDTTPSYPASYTNSNVIAVASITSTGGLSSFSNYGVTSVDIGAPGSSIWSCIPKSIKGTLISGYASYSGTSMATPHVTGAAALYLASHPGATAAAIKTAILDGVPTSALTGKSVTGDRLNVSGY; the protein is encoded by the coding sequence ATGAAACGAAGCTTTGTCACATCAGTTCTGTTTACTTTTATTCTAGTAGGAGTAGGAGTTTCTTTCTTCTCTGCCTGTTCGAACGAACAGGATGACTTTAATGCATTGTCGGAAGATGTTGCATTAACTAAAGCTGACACTAATATTCTTCCGGGACAAAATTTCGTTCCAAATGAAGTATTGGTAAAATTTAAACCCGGAGCTTCTTCTTCCGCACGAACAGTTGCGCTAAGCAAAGTGAACGGTGTGGTTGCTGAAAAGATTCTTACCCATGCAATGAAACATGCTGGCGACAACGAAGGACTCGTTTTGGTAAAAACTCCGATGGCTGTTCTGAATGCTGTTGGTCATTTAAAAGTTTCTGCTGAAATTGAATTTGCTGAGCCTAACTTCATTTACACCACCGACCAGGCCTCTAATGATCCCTACTATATTAATAACCAGCTTTGGGGTATGTATGGCTCTTCCACTACACCTGCAAATGCCTATGGGTGCCAAGCTGGCGAAGCCTGGGCTAATAGTCATACCGGATCCGAAACTGTATACGTTGGTATAATTGACGAAGGGTATATGTACACTCATGAAGATCTGGCAAACAATGCTGGCACAAATCCGGGCGAAATTGCCGGGAATGGATTAGATGATGATGGAAATGGTTATATAGATGATGTATATGGCTGGGATTTATCTAAAAATGATAATTCTGTTTTTGATGGCAAAGATGATGATCATGGAACGCACGTGGCTGGCACAATAGGTGCCGTAGGAGGAAATGGTAAAGGTGTTGCCGGAGTATGCTGGAATGTGAAGCTGATGGGAGCTAAATTTCTTGGAAAAAGGGGTGGAACCACTGCGAATGCAATCAAAGCGGTTGACTACTTTACAGATCTTAAAACCATTCATGGAATTAAATTGGTTGCAACAAACAATTCATGGGGTGGCGGCGGATTTTCTTCGGGATTGATGGCTGCCATTGAAAGGGCAAATGAAGCAGGTATTCTTTTTATTGCTGCTGCAGGAAATGAGGGCCTGAATATTGACACAACCCCCTCCTATCCTGCATCTTATACAAACTCTAACGTTATCGCGGTAGCATCTATAACCAGCACGGGTGGACTATCAAGTTTCTCCAATTACGGAGTAACTTCTGTAGATATAGGAGCTCCCGGATCATCTATCTGGTCGTGTATTCCCAAATCTATAAAAGGTACATTAATTTCAGGTTATGCCAGTTATAGTGGTACATCTATGGCAACTCCTCATGTAACGGGTGCAGCCGCATTGTATCTGGCTTCACATCCGGGGGCTACTGCTGCTGCAATAAAAACTGCCATACTTGATGGTGTGCCTACTTCTGCCTTAACCGGGAAGTCTGTAACTGGAGATCGGTTAAATGTTAGCGGATATTAA
- a CDS encoding ester cyclase, translating into MKTSSFKFISAILLMLFAFMITSCVIGIDDKKEYDQLKARCAIENQNKTTITKVFEAINARDFEKMKEFYTPDYKMTGPRLPKAYTLDSLIQYIQKDIAVFPDWKYSVENMIAQGDTVAVKIAQFGIQKNDFMGIKPTAKQISRAAIFISVFSNGKLKETWILQDNLGFMEQLGMQLTLKPELKVKGKK; encoded by the coding sequence ATGAAAACTTCAAGCTTTAAATTCATCAGCGCTATTTTGCTTATGTTATTTGCTTTTATGATAACAAGCTGTGTAATTGGAATAGATGATAAAAAGGAATATGATCAACTAAAAGCAAGGTGCGCGATAGAAAATCAAAACAAGACAACCATTACGAAGGTTTTTGAAGCTATCAATGCAAGGGATTTCGAAAAAATGAAAGAATTTTATACACCGGATTATAAAATGACGGGGCCTCGTTTGCCTAAAGCCTATACGCTGGATTCCTTGATTCAGTATATACAAAAGGATATAGCTGTTTTTCCGGATTGGAAATACAGTGTGGAAAATATGATTGCCCAAGGCGACACGGTAGCTGTTAAAATTGCTCAGTTTGGTATTCAGAAAAACGATTTCATGGGAATTAAACCAACAGCAAAACAAATATCCAGGGCTGCGATTTTTATTTCAGTCTTTTCTAATGGCAAATTAAAAGAAACATGGATTTTGCAGGATAACCTGGGATTTATGGAGCAACTGGGAATGCAACTTACACTTAAACCTGAATTAAAAGTAAAAGGTAAGAAATAA
- a CDS encoding aminotransferase class IV, whose amino-acid sequence MCHYIESICIEKGLIYNLKCHNDRLNNTRKAIYGDVVPINLADFIDPLPHKLRTKCRVEYARDVIDVSYAPYTLRPVSSLRLVTCNDIDYSFKSTERIKLDELFAMRGSEDDILIVKNNCLTDTSICNIALWNGSAWETPMYPLLKGTRRAQLLLEGGVTERNILVEELGKYSRFRLFNAMIEFGEIELELRQVK is encoded by the coding sequence ATGTGCCACTACATTGAATCCATTTGCATCGAAAAAGGGTTGATTTACAATCTGAAGTGTCACAATGATAGACTTAATAATACCCGTAAGGCTATCTATGGCGATGTTGTACCCATTAATTTAGCCGACTTTATCGATCCTTTACCGCATAAACTACGTACCAAATGTCGGGTTGAATATGCCAGAGACGTGATAGACGTAAGCTATGCTCCATATACCCTGCGTCCTGTTTCATCGCTTCGACTTGTAACCTGCAATGATATAGACTACAGCTTTAAAAGTACGGAGCGAATTAAACTAGATGAACTCTTTGCTATGAGAGGAAGCGAAGACGACATTCTGATAGTAAAGAACAATTGCCTTACAGATACCAGTATTTGCAACATTGCTCTATGGAACGGATCTGCTTGGGAAACGCCCATGTACCCTCTATTGAAGGGAACACGACGTGCCCAACTCCTGCTTGAAGGCGGCGTAACAGAAAGAAATATCCTTGTAGAAGAACTGGGAAAATATTCACGTTTCCGTTTATTCAATGCCATGATTGAATTTGGTGAGATTGAACTGGAATTACGACAGGTAAAGTAA
- a CDS encoding aminodeoxychorismate synthase component I: MKQYSKSEALARMNQLGEAGKPFLFIIDYKQEQILLEETFVVKPDECLYNLNGFTNVQEHDDSVLPINPEAIKWEPKPISMKSYESSFQTVVNHIRNGNSYLTNLTCSTLVETNLSLRELFFRSNALFKMWLKDRFVFFSPEIFVRIREGRIYSYPMKGTIDATIPDAREQILNDTKEAAEHATIVDLIRNDLSMVAGEVVVANYRYVEELATNQGKLLQVSSEIVGKLPDDYLSHLGDILFRLLPAGSITGAPKPKTQAIIAEAETYQRGFYTGVTGYFDGHQLDSAVMIRFVEQDGEKLVFKSGGGITAQSEMEREYKEMIQKVYVPLH; this comes from the coding sequence ATGAAACAATATTCAAAATCGGAAGCGCTTGCTCGGATGAACCAGTTAGGGGAAGCGGGTAAGCCTTTTCTGTTTATAATTGATTACAAGCAGGAACAAATCCTGTTGGAAGAGACTTTCGTTGTTAAACCGGATGAATGTCTGTATAATTTAAATGGATTCACAAATGTGCAGGAGCACGATGATTCCGTGCTTCCAATTAATCCCGAAGCGATTAAATGGGAGCCCAAACCTATTTCAATGAAATCATATGAAAGCTCCTTCCAAACAGTTGTTAATCATATCCGTAATGGCAATTCGTATTTAACCAATCTCACTTGTTCCACATTGGTTGAAACCAATCTCTCCTTACGTGAACTCTTTTTCCGTTCAAATGCATTGTTTAAAATGTGGCTGAAAGATCGTTTTGTATTCTTCTCTCCCGAAATATTTGTTCGTATCCGTGAGGGGCGTATTTATTCCTATCCTATGAAAGGAACAATTGATGCTACCATTCCTGATGCAAGAGAACAGATTTTAAACGATACCAAAGAAGCCGCCGAACATGCTACAATCGTAGATTTGATTCGCAATGATCTTAGCATGGTAGCCGGCGAAGTTGTGGTTGCAAACTATAGATACGTAGAAGAACTGGCTACGAATCAAGGAAAACTACTACAGGTTAGCTCTGAAATTGTAGGAAAACTACCCGACGATTACCTTTCGCACCTGGGGGATATTCTTTTCCGATTGTTACCTGCAGGCTCTATAACCGGTGCTCCTAAGCCAAAGACTCAAGCCATTATTGCCGAGGCCGAAACCTATCAACGAGGTTTTTATACCGGGGTGACAGGTTATTTTGACGGTCATCAACTGGATAGTGCTGTTATGATAAGGTTTGTAGAACAAGACGGTGAAAAGCTAGTATTTAAAAGTGGTGGAGGAATAACTGCCCAAAGTGAAATGGAACGTGAGTATAAAGAAATGATACAAAAAGTATATGTGCCACTACATTGA
- a CDS encoding carbon-nitrogen hydrolase: MRMKLKVGLVQQANTADISANIAKLKANIIRCALDGAELVVLQELHNGLYFCQTEDTNLFDLAETIPGASTDIFGALAKEFSIVLVLSLFEKRAPGLYHNTAVVIERDGSIAGKYRKMHIPDDPAYYEKFYFTPGDLGFEPIDTSVGRLGVLVCWDQWYPEAARLMAMRGAEMLIYPTAIGWESSDTSEEKERQLGAWVISQRAHAVANGLPVISVNRTGHESDPSGQTNGIQFWGNSFVSGPQGELITEFSNNEEMVQVVEIDKTRSENVRRWWPFFRDRRIDAFGGLTERFLK, encoded by the coding sequence ATGCGAATGAAACTAAAAGTAGGATTAGTACAGCAAGCCAATACCGCCGACATTTCTGCTAATATAGCTAAACTGAAAGCGAATATAATACGCTGTGCACTGGACGGCGCAGAATTGGTTGTTTTGCAGGAATTGCACAACGGACTCTATTTTTGTCAGACCGAAGATACCAATCTTTTTGATTTGGCCGAAACTATTCCCGGAGCGTCTACCGATATTTTCGGTGCGCTAGCTAAGGAATTTAGTATTGTTCTGGTGCTTTCATTGTTTGAAAAACGCGCTCCTGGGTTATATCACAATACAGCCGTTGTAATAGAACGTGATGGCTCCATCGCAGGCAAGTATCGTAAGATGCATATCCCTGATGATCCGGCATATTACGAAAAGTTTTATTTCACTCCGGGGGATCTGGGTTTTGAGCCAATTGACACCTCTGTAGGTCGTCTGGGTGTATTGGTTTGCTGGGATCAATGGTATCCGGAAGCTGCCCGTTTAATGGCCATGCGTGGTGCCGAAATGCTCATTTATCCAACAGCCATCGGGTGGGAGAGCAGCGATACTTCAGAGGAAAAGGAACGTCAATTGGGAGCATGGGTTATTTCACAACGTGCACATGCTGTTGCAAATGGACTACCTGTTATCTCTGTAAATAGAACCGGTCACGAATCTGATCCGTCAGGGCAGACCAATGGTATTCAGTTTTGGGGTAACAGCTTTGTCTCAGGTCCGCAGGGAGAGCTGATAACCGAATTTTCAAACAATGAAGAAATGGTTCAGGTAGTAGAAATAGATAAAACCAGGAGCGAAAACGTTCGTCGCTGGTGGCCATTCTTCCGCGACCGTCGTATTGATGCCTTTGGCGGACTAACAGAACGTTTCTTAAAGTAG
- a CDS encoding agmatine deiminase family protein — MKEDMNILFPAEWAPQSAVQLTWPHEDTDWAPILGEVIPCFVSIAREIIKRERLLIVCTNKEEVKQQLGEVDYDRIIFREMETNDTWARDHGGISVFIDGTPAVYDFVFNGWGMKYAADKDNLITRLLFMADTFNDEVLPLNMQPFVLEGGSVESDGKGTLLTTAECLLSLNRNEYLSREELEFQLKDLFGFKRILWLESGYLAGDDTDSHVDTLARFCNDHTIAYVKCEDEEDEHYAELKEMEEQLIAFRMADDTAYTLIPLPMADSVEWNGERLPATYANFLIINGAVLLPTYNSPKDEEAKAQLAKAFPDREIVGINCLPLIKQHGSLHCVTMQYPEGFIK; from the coding sequence ATGAAAGAAGATATGAACATCCTGTTTCCAGCCGAATGGGCTCCTCAGAGTGCTGTTCAGCTAACATGGCCCCATGAGGACACTGATTGGGCGCCTATCCTCGGGGAGGTAATTCCCTGTTTTGTATCAATTGCACGCGAAATTATCAAACGCGAGCGTCTTCTTATTGTTTGTACCAACAAAGAAGAGGTTAAGCAGCAGTTGGGAGAAGTGGATTACGACCGTATTATATTCCGGGAGATGGAAACAAACGATACCTGGGCTCGAGATCATGGTGGAATTTCCGTTTTTATTGATGGAACACCCGCAGTTTACGATTTTGTATTCAATGGTTGGGGAATGAAGTATGCAGCTGATAAAGATAACCTTATTACTCGCCTTTTATTTATGGCGGATACCTTTAACGATGAAGTGTTGCCACTAAATATGCAGCCGTTTGTATTGGAGGGTGGAAGTGTGGAATCCGATGGGAAAGGCACTCTGCTTACTACTGCCGAATGTTTGCTTTCGTTAAACCGTAATGAATATCTTTCCCGCGAAGAGTTGGAGTTTCAGTTGAAAGATCTTTTCGGATTTAAACGTATCCTATGGCTTGAAAGCGGCTATTTGGCCGGTGATGATACCGATAGTCATGTAGATACTCTGGCACGTTTTTGTAACGATCACACCATTGCCTATGTTAAGTGTGAGGACGAAGAGGATGAACATTATGCAGAACTTAAGGAAATGGAAGAACAGCTTATTGCCTTTCGTATGGCCGATGATACAGCTTATACGCTGATCCCGCTGCCAATGGCTGATAGTGTTGAGTGGAACGGCGAACGCCTACCTGCAACCTATGCAAATTTCCTGATTATAAACGGAGCCGTATTACTTCCAACCTATAATTCTCCGAAAGACGAAGAGGCAAAAGCTCAGCTGGCAAAAGCTTTTCCCGATCGCGAGATAGTGGGCATCAACTGTCTTCCACTCATTAAGCAACATGGATCGTTGCATTGTGTAACCATGCAGTATCCCGAAGGATTTATAAAGTAG